A single Dechloromonas denitrificans DNA region contains:
- a CDS encoding NRDE family protein — protein sequence MCLIVVGWRSHPDYPLVVAANRDEYYARPTADAARWPDVPNVIGGIDLEAGGTWLGISTTGRFAAVTNVREPAMAKGAHSRGELTRNFLLSASPAGDYANRVDGSRYSGFNLLLSDGEELIYCSNRDGQPRALPPGIYGLSNHLLDSPWPKLLQARRQFATALQQLPDEAGFFALLGDQTIVADADLPKTGVPLEWERLLSAVFVKSESYGTRASTLAWQHSDGTVRLHEQSFGPNGQALQSSVISTSL from the coding sequence ATGTGCCTGATCGTCGTCGGCTGGCGTAGCCACCCCGATTATCCACTGGTGGTTGCCGCCAACCGCGACGAGTATTACGCCCGGCCAACGGCAGACGCCGCGCGCTGGCCTGATGTCCCCAACGTCATCGGCGGCATCGATCTTGAAGCCGGCGGCACCTGGCTGGGCATCAGTACGACCGGACGTTTTGCGGCGGTGACCAATGTCCGCGAACCGGCCATGGCGAAAGGCGCGCACTCGCGCGGCGAATTGACGCGGAATTTCCTGCTTTCGGCATCTCCTGCCGGCGACTACGCCAACCGGGTCGATGGCAGCCGCTATTCCGGCTTCAATCTACTGCTCAGCGATGGCGAAGAATTGATCTATTGTTCGAACCGCGACGGTCAGCCGCGTGCTCTACCGCCAGGCATTTACGGGTTGTCGAATCATCTGCTGGACAGCCCTTGGCCCAAGTTACTCCAGGCTCGCCGACAGTTTGCTACGGCGCTCCAGCAGTTGCCCGACGAAGCCGGTTTCTTTGCCCTGCTGGGCGATCAAACCATCGTCGCCGATGCCGACCTGCCAAAGACCGGCGTTCCGCTCGAATGGGAACGGCTACTGTCTGCCGTTTTCGTCAAATCGGAAAGCTACGGAACGCGCGCCTCGACGCTTGCCTGGCAGCATTCGGACGGCACGGTCCGGTTGCACGAGCAAAGCTTCGGCCCCAACGGCCAGGCACTTCAGTCTTCGGTGATTTCCACTTCGCTATAG
- a CDS encoding L,D-transpeptidase, protein MKLLVSVARQMLTVFDDHGVVLREYPVSTAKAGVGEISGSYQTPRGRHLIRAKIGAGQPENTVFVRRRPTGELWTPELAAQFPGRDWILTRILWLSGCESGRNRLGCVDTMRRYVYIHGSPDAVEMGSPGSHGCIRMRNADIVELFDSVPCYSEVEITED, encoded by the coding sequence ATGAAACTGCTCGTTTCGGTGGCGCGCCAGATGCTGACCGTGTTCGACGATCACGGAGTCGTTCTCCGCGAGTACCCGGTTTCCACGGCCAAGGCCGGCGTCGGTGAAATTTCCGGCAGTTACCAGACGCCGCGTGGCCGCCATCTGATTCGGGCCAAAATCGGCGCCGGGCAGCCGGAAAACACCGTTTTTGTTCGTCGCCGTCCGACCGGCGAGCTATGGACGCCGGAACTTGCCGCGCAGTTCCCCGGCCGGGACTGGATACTGACCCGCATACTCTGGCTCTCCGGTTGCGAGTCGGGGCGCAATCGCCTTGGCTGCGTCGATACCATGCGCCGCTATGTCTATATTCACGGCAGCCCCGATGCCGTCGAGATGGGCTCTCCCGGGTCGCATGGCTGTATTCGCATGCGCAATGCCGATATTGTCGAACTGTTCGACAGTGTGCCGTGCTATAGCGAAGTGGAAATCACCGAAGACTGA